In the genome of Myxococcus stipitatus, one region contains:
- a CDS encoding pyridoxal phosphate-dependent decarboxylase family protein, which produces MTDPRGRATSAALSAAEFRTLGHQLIDQLGDYLEGMRERPLRSEQSASRIKDLLAADTFPEEGSPAEHVLARALSLLSQNAVSTAHPRFWAYIMGSPSPMGALADLLAAVVNPPVTSYPTCAITVSMEAQTVRWLARLVGFPTDCGGLFLGGGSLANLVAVRAALHARAGWDVRGEGVTGGQGERLCMYASGESHTSILSAVNICGLGSRALRKVGTDRDGRMRVAELEARLQADVKAGNKPFMVVATAGTTGTGAVDALPEIAALCERYGLWFHVDGAYGGFAVLSPDAPPELRALRSADSVAIDPHKWMYIPADVGCLLTRDRRVLYDTFHQGAAYYATSDEQALLGGPETLQLRDLGPQTTRSLRALKVRLCLQREGRSGYARMIGDDILLARHLHARVGAEPRLQAMTQHLSITTFRYVPADLEADAASHRDYLNTLNKQVLLRLQRGGSAYPSHTEVDGMAVLRVCIVNHNTTQADVESLPGLVSRLGAEVDAELRPGREAA; this is translated from the coding sequence GTGACGGACCCCAGGGGGCGCGCCACCAGTGCCGCCTTGTCCGCCGCCGAGTTCCGGACGCTGGGGCATCAGCTCATCGACCAGCTCGGAGACTACCTGGAGGGCATGCGCGAGCGGCCCCTCCGCTCCGAGCAGTCGGCTTCGCGAATCAAGGACCTGCTGGCGGCGGACACGTTCCCGGAGGAGGGCTCGCCGGCCGAGCACGTGCTGGCGCGGGCCTTGTCGCTGTTGAGCCAGAACGCCGTCTCCACGGCGCACCCCCGCTTCTGGGCGTACATCATGGGCTCACCCAGTCCCATGGGGGCCCTGGCGGACCTGCTCGCCGCGGTGGTCAACCCGCCCGTCACCAGCTACCCCACCTGCGCCATCACGGTGTCGATGGAGGCGCAGACGGTGCGCTGGCTCGCGCGGCTGGTGGGCTTTCCCACGGACTGTGGTGGGCTGTTCCTGGGCGGTGGCTCCCTCGCGAACCTCGTCGCGGTGCGCGCCGCGCTGCACGCCCGCGCGGGCTGGGACGTGCGCGGCGAGGGCGTGACGGGCGGCCAGGGGGAGCGGCTGTGCATGTATGCCAGCGGCGAGTCGCACACGAGCATCCTGTCCGCGGTCAACATCTGCGGGCTGGGGTCCCGGGCCCTCCGGAAGGTGGGCACGGACCGGGATGGGCGCATGCGGGTCGCGGAGCTGGAGGCGCGGCTCCAGGCGGACGTGAAGGCTGGCAACAAGCCCTTCATGGTCGTCGCGACGGCGGGGACGACGGGCACGGGCGCCGTGGATGCGCTGCCCGAGATTGCCGCCCTCTGCGAGCGCTACGGGCTCTGGTTCCACGTGGACGGGGCCTACGGTGGCTTCGCCGTGCTGTCACCGGACGCGCCCCCGGAGCTGCGGGCCCTGCGGTCCGCGGACTCGGTGGCCATCGACCCGCACAAGTGGATGTACATCCCCGCGGATGTCGGGTGTCTGCTGACGCGGGACCGCCGCGTGCTCTACGACACGTTCCACCAGGGCGCGGCCTACTACGCGACCAGCGATGAGCAGGCGCTCCTGGGGGGGCCGGAGACGCTCCAGCTTCGGGACCTGGGCCCGCAGACGACGCGCAGCCTGCGCGCGCTCAAGGTCCGACTGTGCCTGCAACGCGAGGGCAGGTCCGGCTACGCGCGGATGATTGGAGATGACATCCTGCTCGCGCGCCACCTGCATGCCCGCGTCGGGGCCGAGCCACGGCTCCAGGCGATGACGCAGCACCTGAGCATCACCACGTTCCGCTACGTGCCAGCGGACCTCGAGGCCGACGCGGCCTCCCATCGCGACTACCTGAACACGCTCAACAAGCAGGTCCTCCTGCGGTTGCAGCGCGGGGGCTCCGCGTATCCCTCTCACACGGAGGTGGACGGGATGGCCGTGCTCCGGGTCTGCATCGTGAACCACAACACCACGCAAGCGGATGTCGAGAGCCTGCCAGGGCTCGTGTCCCGCTTGGGCGCCGAGGTGGACGCGGAGCTGAGGCCCGGCCGGGAGGCGGCCTGA
- a CDS encoding MBL fold metallo-hydrolase, protein MQPESSKPPAPSAPATFKVHVVNSGCEGLFTNAFAVETARSVVAIDSMMRVSDARALRARIDSIGKPLVALLITHGHPDHYNGGFEVTAGLDVPMVATRGVDQVIHRIDDAKEKQWKPVFGEDWPAKRRFPNRIVKDGETLTFDGVPFTVGEVGEGESHWDSYWVVGAASPVAFLGDIIFNGVHSFMNDGHSALWLKNLDLLEKKLSTCKTFYSGHGEAAAAPRESLEAQRRYLHAYRDAVRKLAKGRPTLDDGAKAELVRMMKAHLATDYLEAFITAGANPVAAELAKAAEAHP, encoded by the coding sequence ATGCAACCCGAGAGCAGCAAGCCCCCCGCGCCCTCCGCCCCCGCCACGTTCAAGGTCCACGTCGTCAACTCGGGCTGTGAGGGGTTGTTCACCAATGCCTTCGCCGTCGAGACGGCGCGCTCGGTCGTCGCCATCGACTCGATGATGCGGGTCTCCGACGCGCGAGCGCTCCGGGCCAGGATTGATTCCATTGGCAAGCCGCTCGTCGCCCTGCTCATCACCCACGGACACCCGGACCACTACAACGGCGGGTTCGAGGTCACCGCGGGCCTGGACGTGCCCATGGTCGCGACCCGGGGCGTGGACCAGGTCATCCACCGCATCGACGACGCCAAGGAGAAGCAGTGGAAGCCCGTGTTCGGCGAGGATTGGCCCGCCAAGCGGCGCTTTCCCAACCGCATCGTCAAGGACGGCGAGACGCTGACCTTCGATGGCGTGCCCTTCACCGTGGGCGAGGTGGGTGAGGGCGAGTCCCACTGGGACAGCTACTGGGTGGTGGGCGCGGCCTCTCCGGTGGCCTTCCTGGGCGACATCATCTTCAACGGCGTGCACTCGTTCATGAACGATGGCCACTCCGCCTTGTGGCTGAAGAACCTGGACCTCCTCGAGAAGAAGCTGTCCACGTGCAAGACGTTCTACTCCGGGCACGGCGAGGCGGCGGCGGCCCCTCGGGAGAGCCTGGAGGCCCAGCGGCGCTACCTGCACGCCTACCGGGACGCGGTGCGCAAGCTCGCCAAGGGTCGCCCCACCCTGGATGACGGGGCGAAGGCGGAGCTCGTCCGGATGATGAAGGCGCACCTGGCCACCGACTACCTGGAGGCGTTCATCACCGCCGGCGCCAACCCGGTCGCCGCGGAGCTGGCCAAGGCCGCGGAGGCGCACCCGTGA
- a CDS encoding fatty acid desaturase family protein yields MLGTQSSHLLPKEAWQEVRALHKVRPWRSVWLYAVVYGAIALAFAAEAYFQHPLVTLLAIIFIAGRQHSLYILNHDASHFGLFRSHKANVAVGTVLSNLVMFHHPEAWSFVQWRRVHLLHHRNLFTAEDPNWLGRQLRGDTTRPYAPGRLVWTCLKAGLLSGLDFFRSRQDYVPPKGDTTLKWRDNHLRALFLPFKDDPEMERERRIKLLFFAVALACVAYFNLWRPFLLLWVLPMYTVYPMILTLMDLTEHRWTLESDDLNINARSTRLGLLPRLFISTLPRTLHREHHVFPGVVAVDLPLLSALLCKSGLSPEPARGLRALYRELSEMASNATPLPDTAPPPASAVPEPSSPR; encoded by the coding sequence GTGCTTGGCACCCAGTCCAGTCACCTGCTTCCCAAGGAGGCCTGGCAGGAGGTCCGCGCACTGCACAAGGTCCGCCCCTGGCGCAGCGTCTGGCTCTACGCGGTCGTCTATGGAGCCATCGCGCTGGCCTTCGCGGCGGAGGCGTACTTCCAGCATCCGCTGGTGACGCTCCTCGCCATCATCTTCATCGCGGGGCGGCAGCATTCGCTGTACATCCTGAACCACGACGCGAGCCACTTCGGCCTCTTCCGCTCGCACAAGGCCAACGTCGCCGTGGGCACGGTGCTGTCGAACCTGGTGATGTTCCACCATCCGGAGGCCTGGTCCTTCGTCCAGTGGCGGCGGGTGCACCTGCTGCACCACCGGAACCTGTTCACCGCGGAGGACCCCAACTGGCTGGGGCGGCAGTTGCGCGGGGACACCACGCGTCCCTACGCACCGGGCCGCCTGGTGTGGACCTGCCTCAAGGCGGGACTCCTGAGCGGGCTCGACTTCTTCCGCAGCCGTCAGGACTACGTGCCCCCGAAGGGAGACACCACCCTCAAGTGGCGGGACAACCACCTGCGGGCCCTGTTCCTCCCGTTCAAGGACGACCCGGAGATGGAGCGGGAGCGGCGCATCAAGCTGCTCTTCTTCGCCGTGGCCCTGGCCTGCGTGGCGTACTTCAATCTGTGGCGCCCCTTCCTGCTGTTGTGGGTGCTGCCCATGTACACCGTGTACCCCATGATTCTCACGCTCATGGACCTGACCGAGCACCGCTGGACGCTGGAGTCGGACGACCTCAACATCAACGCGCGCTCCACCCGACTGGGACTGCTTCCACGCCTCTTCATCAGCACCCTGCCGCGCACGCTGCACCGCGAGCACCACGTGTTTCCGGGCGTGGTCGCGGTGGACCTGCCCCTGCTGAGCGCGCTGTTGTGCAAGTCCGGACTCTCTCCCGAGCCCGCCAGGGGGCTCAGAGCCCTCTACCGGGAGCTCTCGGAGATGGCCTCGAACGCGACCCCGCTTCCCGACACCGCCCCCCCGCCCGCCTCCGCGGTCCCCGAGCCCTCCTCCCCCCGGTGA
- a CDS encoding tautomerase family protein, whose amino-acid sequence MPYINVQLTGDKLATEKKLELIQRITQVFVDVLQKDPGHTFIVIQEIEPENWGVHGTSVALRRAARARGEKV is encoded by the coding sequence TTGCCATACATCAACGTCCAGCTCACCGGGGACAAGCTCGCCACCGAGAAGAAGCTGGAGCTCATCCAGCGCATCACGCAGGTCTTCGTGGATGTGCTGCAGAAGGACCCTGGCCACACCTTCATCGTCATCCAGGAGATCGAGCCCGAGAACTGGGGCGTCCACGGAACCAGCGTGGCCTTGCGGCGCGCGGCTCGGGCCCGGGGCGAGAAGGTCTGA
- a CDS encoding iron-containing redox enzyme family protein, with amino-acid sequence MSTQSSPQGLHAEVKAWLYTRDLESVPVGARNQLREQVDLLGRNAFQEGDEAALTEAHRVLYVINMAQLTAPWEVKRLNVGDPLFAQLKGVLEKCWHQASLKKYAPVLNSLPPAASFKEWVTQTVRAHPSNISHPIFAFLRDKATFEQLREFFLQETPLEVLFGDIIALMMPGVYGTIKLELAKNFWDEVGHAQDPRVHRNMRFDLMDYLELPRDIYTERLDLFVREELALVNMYMSMAMNRSRLTEILGALLATETMIPGRFEWQIQGWRRVGMADKPLAYHLEHTTVDVEHANAWMDEIIIPLLARNPAAMPELVLGIMLRLDTAGAVVDRLYDHVKGVRESSLGAYRGAHKVP; translated from the coding sequence ATGTCGACGCAAAGCAGTCCTCAAGGTCTCCATGCGGAAGTGAAGGCGTGGCTCTACACCCGGGACCTCGAGAGTGTCCCCGTGGGTGCGCGCAATCAGCTGCGGGAGCAGGTGGACCTCCTGGGTCGGAATGCCTTCCAGGAGGGTGACGAAGCCGCGCTGACCGAAGCACACCGGGTGCTCTACGTCATCAACATGGCTCAGCTCACCGCCCCCTGGGAGGTGAAGCGCCTCAACGTGGGTGATCCGCTATTTGCCCAGCTCAAGGGGGTCCTGGAGAAGTGTTGGCATCAGGCCTCCCTGAAGAAGTACGCCCCCGTCCTCAACTCGCTGCCGCCGGCCGCCTCTTTCAAGGAGTGGGTGACCCAGACGGTGCGCGCCCACCCGTCCAACATCTCGCATCCCATCTTCGCCTTCCTGCGGGACAAGGCCACCTTCGAGCAGCTGCGGGAGTTCTTCCTTCAGGAGACGCCGCTCGAGGTGCTCTTCGGCGATATCATCGCGCTGATGATGCCGGGCGTCTATGGCACCATCAAGCTGGAGCTGGCCAAGAACTTCTGGGATGAGGTCGGCCACGCGCAGGACCCTCGCGTCCACCGCAACATGCGCTTCGACCTCATGGACTACCTGGAGCTGCCCAGGGATATCTATACGGAGCGCCTGGACCTGTTCGTGCGCGAGGAGCTCGCGCTCGTCAACATGTACATGAGCATGGCGATGAACCGCTCACGGCTGACGGAAATCCTCGGCGCGCTCCTGGCCACCGAGACCATGATTCCCGGCCGCTTCGAGTGGCAGATCCAGGGCTGGCGCCGCGTGGGCATGGCCGACAAGCCGCTGGCGTACCACCTGGAGCACACCACGGTGGACGTGGAGCACGCCAACGCCTGGATGGACGAAATCATCATCCCGCTGCTCGCGCGCAACCCGGCCGCCATGCCGGAGCTCGTCCTGGGCATCATGCTCCGGCTGGACACCGCGGGCGCCGTCGTCGACCGTCTGTATGACCACGTGAAGGGCGTCCGGGAGTCCTCTCTCGGCGCCTACCGTGGCGCGCACAAGGTCCCTTGA
- the hrpA gene encoding ATP-dependent RNA helicase HrpA, with protein sequence MSGDSPGPTPDGLPTLRFPPELPISSRVEDITAAIAAHQVVIVAGATGSGKTTQLPKVLLAMGRGRPRQIGVTQPRRIAATSVAARVARELGTELGTDVGYQIRFEDRSSRSTAVKFMTDGVLLAQIHSDPLLRRYDTIVLDEAHERSLTIDFLLGWLKRILPRRPDLKVVVSSATIETERFSQFFGGAPVIQVEGRTFPVDVLYEPPPEDDELADSVADSVANILSLDPDGDVLVFLPGEREIREAENALNARNLRGTVVQPLYSRLSASEQSRVFATIPERRVILATNVAETSVTIPGIVYVVDTGVARLSRYDSRSGVTRLHVEPVSQASADQRKGRCGRVREGICVRLYDEASFTSRPAFTDPEIKRTGLAGVILRMKSLGLGDVEDFPFIDPPQPKAIAEGWRVLEELGAIEGKERTLTSMGQQLARFPVDPRIARMILAGAEYGCLDEVLIVAAALNLQDPRERPRELAQKADELHRRFRDEHSDFAGLLKLWAFVREADSRGTSHLRRVCRDNFLSFLRVREWRDVQRQLEETVRELRLPRKGQGAPVRGDVLHQALLTGLLSRIGQWNPEQRFYTGAKQTRFMVHPSSALAKKPPAWVMAFELVETSQLFARTVAKLDPEWLAAAAPHLLKRSYSEPHWSEKSARAVVKESATLFGLTVFKERPVALASMDPERARLMFLEHALVRGEYRTRGAFQEKNLQVLERVARLRDKARKSELLDSEALLTFFDQRVPADVTDGAGFEVWRRKAEAADPGVLVLSVEDALSYDPGLSPASYPDAITLHGASVPVTYTFDPSAEDDGITLSVPLLLLAQLVPGELDWTIPGWHREKLTALLEQLPRAQRKQLGPLPELVERLAKELVPFRGPLIPALARAVSRLCGVDVTEESFRAEAVLPYLRTTVRVLDERGKELARSRDADALLEKHGGHARSVLRSAAPASDWERKGLTAWTFGELASMVPRRVGGLEVRSYPALVDRGATVDLVLLETAAAAEAATRTGVRRLLMLAARGHVAVSAARMPQPFPSLDGAPPAKGQADAFRALVLARAVDDAFKLAPGSPLPRTKVAFEVLLREGSPRIEQTAREWANAVVVTSGELAQLLAALKNASKGQSGAAAVRDIRSQLAQLFPAKLIESIPFSRLVHYPRYLRAAQARLSRAVANPAKDVGKAAPFTPLWETFLTRSATVRDQEAAQELRWAFEELRVAIFAPEVTTPVSVTVAKVSAALTALR encoded by the coding sequence ATGTCCGGCGACTCACCTGGCCCTACTCCCGACGGCCTACCGACCCTGCGCTTCCCCCCCGAGCTCCCCATCTCGAGCAGGGTGGAGGACATCACCGCGGCCATCGCCGCCCACCAGGTGGTCATCGTCGCCGGGGCCACCGGCTCGGGGAAGACGACCCAGCTGCCGAAGGTCCTGCTCGCCATGGGGCGCGGCCGCCCGCGCCAGATTGGCGTCACCCAGCCCCGGCGCATCGCCGCGACCAGCGTGGCGGCGCGCGTGGCGCGCGAGCTCGGCACGGAGCTGGGCACGGACGTCGGCTACCAGATCCGCTTCGAGGACCGCTCGTCCCGGAGCACGGCCGTGAAGTTCATGACCGATGGCGTCCTGCTCGCGCAGATTCACAGCGACCCGCTCCTGCGCCGCTACGACACCATCGTGCTTGACGAGGCCCACGAGCGCAGCCTCACCATCGACTTCCTGCTCGGGTGGCTCAAGCGCATCCTCCCCCGGCGCCCCGACCTCAAGGTCGTCGTGAGCTCGGCGACCATCGAGACCGAGCGCTTCTCCCAGTTCTTCGGAGGAGCCCCCGTCATCCAGGTGGAGGGCCGCACCTTTCCCGTGGACGTGCTCTACGAGCCGCCCCCCGAGGACGACGAGCTCGCGGACTCCGTCGCCGATTCGGTGGCCAACATCCTCTCGCTCGACCCGGACGGGGACGTGCTCGTGTTCCTCCCAGGGGAGCGGGAGATTCGCGAGGCGGAGAACGCCCTGAACGCGCGCAACCTCCGGGGCACGGTGGTGCAGCCCCTGTATTCGCGCCTGTCGGCCTCCGAGCAGTCGCGGGTCTTCGCCACCATCCCCGAGCGCCGGGTCATCCTCGCCACCAACGTCGCGGAGACGTCGGTCACCATCCCGGGCATCGTGTACGTCGTGGACACGGGCGTGGCGCGCCTGTCGCGCTACGACTCGCGCTCGGGCGTGACCCGGCTGCACGTCGAGCCGGTCTCCCAGGCCAGCGCCGACCAGCGCAAGGGGCGCTGTGGCCGCGTGCGCGAGGGCATCTGCGTGCGCCTCTATGATGAGGCGAGCTTCACCTCGCGGCCCGCCTTCACCGACCCGGAGATCAAGCGCACGGGGCTGGCGGGGGTCATCCTGCGGATGAAGTCCCTGGGTCTCGGCGACGTCGAGGACTTCCCCTTCATCGACCCGCCGCAGCCGAAAGCCATCGCGGAGGGCTGGCGGGTGCTCGAGGAGCTCGGGGCCATCGAGGGCAAGGAGCGCACCCTGACGTCCATGGGGCAGCAGCTCGCGCGCTTCCCGGTGGACCCGCGCATCGCGCGGATGATTCTCGCCGGCGCCGAGTACGGGTGCCTGGACGAGGTGCTCATCGTCGCCGCGGCGCTCAACCTCCAGGACCCGCGCGAGCGGCCGCGGGAGCTCGCGCAGAAGGCGGACGAGCTGCACCGGCGCTTCCGTGACGAGCACTCGGATTTCGCGGGGCTCCTCAAGCTGTGGGCCTTCGTGCGCGAGGCCGACAGCCGGGGCACATCCCATCTGCGGCGCGTGTGTCGGGACAACTTCCTGTCCTTCCTGCGGGTGCGCGAGTGGCGGGACGTCCAGCGCCAGCTCGAGGAGACCGTCCGCGAGCTGCGCCTGCCGCGAAAGGGGCAGGGCGCTCCGGTGCGCGGGGACGTGCTGCACCAGGCCCTCCTCACGGGACTGTTGTCGCGCATCGGCCAGTGGAACCCGGAGCAGCGCTTCTACACGGGCGCGAAGCAGACGCGCTTCATGGTCCACCCCTCGTCGGCGCTCGCGAAGAAGCCCCCGGCCTGGGTGATGGCGTTCGAGCTCGTGGAGACATCCCAGTTGTTCGCGCGCACCGTGGCGAAGCTCGACCCGGAGTGGCTCGCGGCGGCGGCCCCCCACCTGCTCAAGCGCAGCTACTCCGAGCCGCACTGGTCGGAGAAGTCCGCGCGCGCCGTCGTGAAGGAGAGCGCGACCCTCTTCGGGCTCACGGTCTTCAAGGAGCGCCCCGTGGCCCTGGCCAGCATGGACCCCGAGCGCGCACGGCTGATGTTCCTGGAGCACGCCCTGGTGCGAGGCGAGTACCGCACCCGGGGGGCATTCCAGGAGAAGAACCTCCAGGTGCTCGAGCGCGTGGCGCGCCTGCGGGACAAGGCCCGGAAGAGCGAGCTGCTCGACAGCGAGGCGCTGCTGACGTTCTTCGACCAGCGCGTCCCCGCGGACGTGACGGACGGCGCTGGCTTCGAGGTCTGGCGCCGCAAGGCCGAGGCGGCCGACCCGGGTGTGCTCGTCCTCTCGGTGGAGGATGCCCTCTCGTACGACCCCGGCCTGTCCCCGGCGAGCTACCCGGATGCCATCACCCTGCATGGCGCGTCGGTGCCGGTGACGTACACCTTCGACCCCTCGGCCGAGGACGATGGCATCACCTTGAGCGTGCCGCTGCTGCTGCTCGCCCAGCTGGTTCCGGGGGAGCTCGACTGGACCATTCCTGGGTGGCATCGGGAGAAGCTCACCGCGCTGCTCGAGCAGCTCCCCCGCGCCCAGCGCAAGCAGCTGGGGCCGCTGCCGGAGCTGGTCGAGCGGCTCGCGAAGGAGCTGGTGCCGTTCCGGGGGCCGTTGATTCCAGCGCTCGCGCGCGCGGTGTCCCGCCTGTGTGGCGTGGACGTGACCGAGGAGTCCTTCCGGGCGGAGGCCGTGCTGCCGTACCTGCGGACCACGGTCCGGGTTCTCGACGAGCGGGGCAAGGAGCTCGCGCGGAGCCGCGACGCCGACGCGCTGCTCGAGAAGCACGGAGGGCATGCGCGCTCGGTGCTGCGCAGCGCGGCGCCGGCTTCGGATTGGGAGCGCAAGGGGCTGACGGCCTGGACCTTCGGTGAGCTGGCTTCCATGGTGCCCCGGCGCGTCGGCGGGCTCGAGGTTCGCAGCTATCCCGCGCTCGTCGACCGGGGGGCCACCGTGGACCTGGTGCTGCTCGAGACCGCCGCCGCCGCGGAGGCGGCCACTCGCACGGGGGTTCGTCGGCTCCTGATGCTCGCCGCGCGCGGGCATGTGGCCGTCAGCGCCGCGCGCATGCCGCAGCCCTTCCCCTCCTTGGACGGCGCGCCGCCCGCGAAGGGGCAGGCGGATGCCTTCCGGGCGCTCGTCCTCGCGCGCGCCGTCGACGATGCGTTCAAGCTCGCGCCGGGCTCGCCGCTGCCTCGCACGAAGGTGGCCTTCGAGGTGCTGCTCCGAGAGGGCTCACCGCGCATCGAGCAGACGGCGCGGGAGTGGGCGAACGCCGTCGTCGTCACCTCCGGGGAGCTCGCGCAGTTGCTCGCCGCGCTCAAGAATGCGTCCAAGGGGCAGAGTGGCGCGGCGGCCGTGAGGGACATCCGCTCGCAGCTCGCGCAGCTGTTCCCCGCGAAGCTCATCGAGTCGATTCCCTTCTCGCGCCTGGTGCACTACCCGCGCTATCTGCGCGCGGCCCAGGCTCGGCTGTCGCGGGCGGTGGCGAACCCCGCCAAGGACGTGGGGAAGGCCGCGCCCTTCACGCCCCTGTGGGAGACCTTCCTCACCCGGTCCGCCACTGTGCGAGACCAGGAGGCGGCGCAGGAGCTGCGGTGGGCCTTCGAGGAGCTCCGAGTCGCCATCTTCGCTCCAGAGGTGACGACACCCGTGTCGGTGACGGTGGCGAAGGTCAGCGCGGCGCTCACGGCGCTGCGCTAG
- a CDS encoding nuclear transport factor 2 family protein → MNRHSLPSVFVGLMLLTEPVLAQSPSAPAAPVRLPDVALPPALDRVLRDYERAWRAGDAAALAALFAEDGFVLQSNRPPVRGRAAIKAAYEGQGGGPLQLRALAFAAEETSGYIIGAYGYGKGPGDTGKFTLTLRRVPGGPWLIVSDMDNANAPPKPR, encoded by the coding sequence ATGAACCGCCACAGCCTTCCGTCCGTCTTCGTCGGCTTGATGCTGCTGACCGAGCCAGTGCTGGCGCAGAGCCCCTCAGCCCCCGCCGCCCCCGTACGACTTCCCGATGTCGCCTTGCCCCCCGCGCTGGACCGCGTGCTGCGCGACTACGAGCGGGCCTGGCGGGCGGGCGACGCGGCCGCACTTGCCGCGCTGTTCGCGGAAGATGGGTTCGTCCTCCAGAGCAATCGCCCGCCTGTCCGGGGTCGCGCGGCCATCAAGGCCGCCTATGAAGGCCAGGGAGGCGGTCCCTTGCAGCTCCGTGCGCTCGCGTTCGCCGCCGAAGAGACGAGCGGCTACATCATCGGCGCATACGGTTACGGCAAGGGCCCCGGCGACACGGGAAAGTTCACCCTCACCCTGCGCCGTGTCCCCGGCGGGCCGTGGCTGATCGTCTCGGACATGGACAACGCGAACGCACCGCCGAAGCCGCGGTAG
- a CDS encoding MBL fold metallo-hydrolase — protein MRVHHLNCGTLCPASARFVLGEGGLFTRARLVCHCLLIESDDGLVLVDTGLGLADIQDPRRLGQRFLRRNAPRLLREETAAEQVEKLGFRREDVRHIIPTHLDLDHVGGLADFPRAKVHVFRDEYAAAMAPVGRSAKFGYRAAQWAHQPLWRPYDVEGERWFGFASVRVIPELSSELVMVPLVGHSEGHCGIAVKTEGRWLLHAGDAYFSHKEMDPVSPRSPWGLALFQRLRSTDNAARLENQARLRTLVKEHPSEVSIFSAHCAVEMDRYVRASEAPTRTLSSGVRDSAA, from the coding sequence ATGCGAGTCCATCACCTCAACTGCGGCACCCTGTGCCCCGCCAGCGCGCGCTTCGTCCTGGGCGAAGGAGGCCTGTTCACACGGGCACGGCTGGTCTGCCATTGCCTGCTCATCGAATCGGACGACGGCCTGGTGCTGGTCGACACGGGCCTGGGGCTCGCGGACATCCAGGACCCGCGCAGGTTGGGCCAGCGCTTCCTGCGTCGCAACGCCCCCCGGCTGCTGCGGGAGGAGACCGCGGCGGAGCAGGTGGAGAAGCTGGGGTTCCGGCGCGAGGACGTGCGGCACATCATCCCCACGCACCTGGACCTGGACCACGTCGGTGGGCTCGCGGACTTCCCTCGCGCGAAGGTGCACGTCTTCCGGGACGAGTACGCCGCGGCCATGGCCCCGGTGGGGCGCAGCGCGAAGTTCGGCTACCGCGCCGCCCAGTGGGCCCACCAGCCCCTGTGGAGGCCGTATGACGTCGAGGGTGAGCGCTGGTTCGGGTTCGCCTCCGTGCGCGTGATTCCGGAGCTGTCCTCGGAGCTCGTGATGGTGCCCCTCGTGGGGCACTCGGAGGGGCACTGCGGCATCGCCGTGAAGACGGAGGGACGGTGGCTGCTGCACGCGGGGGATGCGTACTTCAGCCACAAGGAGATGGACCCCGTGTCGCCGCGCAGCCCGTGGGGCCTGGCGCTCTTCCAGCGGCTGCGCTCCACGGACAACGCCGCGCGCCTCGAGAACCAGGCGCGGCTGCGGACCCTGGTGAAGGAGCATCCGAGCGAGGTGAGCATCTTCTCCGCGCACTGCGCGGTGGAGATGGATCGCTACGTGCGCGCATCGGAGGCGCCCACCCGGACGCTGTCATCCGGGGTCCGCGACTCCGCGGCATGA
- a CDS encoding helix-turn-helix domain-containing protein gives MPAWIESPATVPHAFRVTSPSLQVAPRGLLASFVRGFRAVTRGEQAPSYVRLPDGESELIIRLDDTHGDAYVIGTRLMPLQKGGADVPPLAIAVRFKVAGAYPFFGVPMGELTNRVIHLDTLWGREGGRLRERLHEGPGLEAKLGVLQDTLEARLRGGDVFEPPSAHVVRRAVRVIAQARELPRVDALAKALGVSERQLRRAFEDVVGLGPKAYARVVRLQRALRASRRVVSPDWGAIAAATGYYDQAHLIADFRGLTGHTPVALLRRALP, from the coding sequence GTGCCCGCGTGGATTGAATCCCCGGCCACGGTGCCCCATGCTTTCCGGGTGACCTCTCCGTCGCTTCAGGTCGCTCCCCGAGGGCTGCTCGCGAGCTTCGTCCGCGGCTTTCGCGCCGTCACGCGAGGCGAGCAGGCGCCGTCCTATGTCCGCCTCCCCGATGGAGAGTCCGAGCTCATCATCCGGTTGGACGACACCCACGGTGATGCCTACGTCATCGGCACCCGCCTGATGCCGCTCCAGAAGGGTGGGGCGGACGTGCCGCCTTTGGCCATCGCGGTGCGCTTCAAGGTCGCGGGGGCCTATCCCTTCTTCGGCGTCCCCATGGGCGAGCTCACCAACCGGGTCATCCACCTCGACACGCTATGGGGGCGGGAGGGGGGGCGGCTGAGGGAGCGGTTGCACGAGGGGCCCGGTCTGGAGGCGAAGCTCGGCGTGCTCCAGGACACGCTCGAGGCGCGCCTGCGCGGAGGCGATGTGTTCGAGCCGCCGTCCGCCCACGTCGTCCGCCGGGCCGTGCGTGTCATCGCTCAGGCGCGCGAGTTGCCGCGAGTGGATGCGCTGGCGAAGGCCCTGGGGGTCAGCGAACGCCAGCTCCGCAGGGCCTTCGAGGATGTGGTGGGCTTGGGTCCCAAGGCCTACGCGCGCGTGGTGCGCCTGCAGCGCGCGCTTCGAGCCTCGCGGCGGGTGGTCTCCCCGGACTGGGGCGCCATCGCCGCCGCGACGGGCTACTACGACCAGGCCCACCTCATCGCCGACTTCCGAGGCCTGACGGGCCATACCCCGGTGGCCCTGCTGCGACGTGCTCTGCCCTGA